In Ailuropoda melanoleuca isolate Jingjing chromosome 4, ASM200744v2, whole genome shotgun sequence, the following proteins share a genomic window:
- the MRPL54 gene encoding 39S ribosomal protein L54, mitochondrial codes for MAARLLFGATWTWTGWRARELPVPAELGRLLVRGYAKRPAMKGGKGAKGGVASEALKDPEVCTDPVRLTTHAMGVNIYKEGQDVVLKPDVEYPEWLFQMNVGPPKKLEELDPETREYWRLLRKHNIWRHNRLSKNQKF; via the exons ATGGCGGCAAGACTCCTCTTTGGGGCTACGTGGACCTGGACCGGCTGGCGGGCCCGGGAGCTCCCGGTCCCTGCCGAGCTTGGAAGACTCCTCGTACGGGGATATGCCAAGAGACCGG ccATGAAGGGGGGCAAAGGCGCCAAAGGCGGTGTGGCCAGTGAGGCCCTGAAGGACCCAGAGGTGTGCACAGACCCCGTCCGACTCACCACACATGCCATGGGTGTCAACATCTACAAGGAGGGCCAGGACGTGGTCCTGAAGCCAGACGTGGAGTACCCCGAGTG GCTGTTTCAGATGAATGTCGGCCCCCCCAAGAAGCTAGAGGAACTGGACCCTGAGACCCGCGAGTATTGGCGACTGCTGCGGAAACACAACATCTGGCGTCACAACCGCCTGAGCAAGAACCAGAAGTTctag